Proteins from a genomic interval of Desulfobacterales bacterium:
- a CDS encoding DUF2892 domain-containing protein — MIVNDWIHVLAGVFILLSVALGTWLSPYWFFMTGFVGLNLFQYGFSGFCPVAVVLKKAGVPEAR, encoded by the coding sequence ATGATTGTAAACGATTGGATCCATGTGCTGGCCGGCGTCTTTATCCTGCTCAGCGTGGCCCTGGGCACCTGGCTGAGCCCCTACTGGTTTTTCATGACCGGCTTTGTCGGGCTCAACCTCTTTCAGTACGGCTTTTCCGGATTCTGTCCGGTGGCTGTTGTCCTGAAAAAGGCCGGAGTGCCGGAGGCGCGCTAG
- a CDS encoding phosphatase PAP2 family protein, with protein MAKRLKLELLIVGSGLILCTALIRLTGADLGLARLVVGPDNRWPGVGSVFWKAIYNYANLPAIFLAGGAALCLLAGSFVPRLLKYRRFALFLVLLLALGPGLIVNVVLKDNWGRARPGEIVEFGGQHQYTHILRPGDSGPNSSFPSGHAAVAFFLIAPYFYYRTRSRRVAVSFLLLGLGWGLLTGAARILQGGHFLSDVLWAGGIVYLTGALLAALLALDREP; from the coding sequence ATGGCAAAACGATTAAAACTGGAGTTATTGATAGTCGGCAGCGGGCTGATTCTCTGCACCGCGCTGATCCGGCTGACCGGTGCCGATCTCGGCCTGGCCCGGCTGGTGGTGGGGCCGGACAACCGCTGGCCCGGGGTTGGCAGTGTTTTCTGGAAGGCGATCTACAATTACGCCAACCTGCCGGCAATCTTTCTGGCCGGGGGTGCGGCCCTCTGTCTGTTGGCCGGTTCTTTTGTTCCCCGGCTGCTGAAGTACCGGCGCTTCGCCCTGTTCCTTGTTCTGTTGCTGGCCCTGGGGCCGGGCCTGATCGTCAATGTCGTCTTAAAGGACAACTGGGGCCGGGCCCGGCCCGGTGAAATTGTCGAATTCGGCGGTCAACACCAGTATACCCATATCCTGCGGCCCGGTGATTCCGGGCCGAACAGCTCCTTCCCCTCGGGCCATGCGGCGGTCGCTTTTTTCCTGATCGCCCCTTATTTCTATTATCGGACGCGTTCGCGCCGGGTGGCTGTTTCCTTCCTGCTGCTCGGCCTGGGCTGGGGACTGCTGACCGGGGCGGCCCGTATTCTCCAGGGCGGCCATTTCTTAAGCGATGTCCTGTGGGCCGGCGGCATTGTTTATCTCACCGGGGCCCTGCTTGCCGCCCTGCTCGCCCTTGACCGCGAACCATGA